One Mangifera indica cultivar Alphonso chromosome 4, CATAS_Mindica_2.1, whole genome shotgun sequence genomic region harbors:
- the LOC123213722 gene encoding ubiquitin domain-containing protein DSK2a-like isoform X1: protein MGSEGDSNSNSNDSARGGEGEGVAINIRCANGSKFTVRTSLESTVEAFKAVLAQNCDVPAAQQRLIYKGRILKDDQTLQSYGLEAGHNVHMVRGFAPATLVSSAVSANTEISNTAPRVTHGVSSDGSGGLGASLFPGLGLNALGGDDPSGLLGLGNPAMEQMQQQLMQDPSMIIEMMNLPPIQNLMNSPELMHSLIMNSPQIRDIVDRNPELAHVLNDPGILQQTLEAARNPELMREMMRNTDRAMSNIESTPEGFNMLRRMYENVQEPFLNATTVAGNDSRSNSFAALFGNQGGAQPRDVSDNPPVNGSETATGLNAPNTNPLPNPWSNSGVGMQTNATARSDPAADARGPGTGDFGGLGLSGTDQVVSGMPDISQLNQLLQNPAISQMMESLLSNPQYINQILNPNSEQGGMFNLNNQMREMMQNPEQLRQLLSPETMQQILAMQQSILSQVNQWQSTQQPAQTGDTAGSNNSELEMLMNMFSGLGVAGLSVPNQPNVPPEELYATQLSQLQEMGFFDTQENVRALRATSGNVHAAVERLLGNSGQ from the exons atgggatCAGAAGGcgattcaaattcgaattctaacgATTCAGCTCGTGGTGGCGAGGGTGAAGGAGTTGCGATAAATATTAGGTGCGCTAACGGTTCAAAGTTTACGGTGAGGACGAGCCTTGAATCGACGGTGGAGGCTTTTAAAGCTGTTTTGGCTCAGAATTGTGATGTTCCAGCTGCTCAGCAACGCCTGATTTATAAGGGTCGCATTTTGAAGGACGATCAAACCCTTCAAAGCTATG gcTTGGAAGCTGGTCACAATGTCCACATGGTTCGTGGATTTGCCCCAGCTACTTTGGTGTCCTCTGCTGTTAGTGCAAACACAGAAATTTCTAATACTGCACCACGTGTTACACATGGTGTTAGCTCTGATGGAAGTGGGGGTCTTGGTGCATCTTTGTTTCCTGGACTTGGATTAAATGCATTGGGTGGGGATGACCCTTCTGGGTTGCTTGGACTTGGGAACCCAGCAATGGAACAAATGCAGCAGCAGTTAATGCAGGACCCAAGCATGATTATAGAAATGATGAACTTGCCTCCCATTCAAAACCTAATGAATAGTCCTGAGCTAATGCACAGTTTGATTATGAACAGTCCTCAAATCCGTGATATTGTTGATCGTAACCCAGAGCTTGCGCATGTACTCAATGATCCTGGCATTCTTCAACAGACATTAGAAGCTGCAAGGAACCCAGAACTGATGCGTGAGATGATGCGAAACACAGACAGGGCAATGAGTAATATTGAGTCTACCCCCGAAGGATTCAACATGCTTAGGCGTATGTATGAAAATGTTCAAGAGCCTTTCCTAAATGCTACAACAGTGGCTGGAAATGATTCAAGGTCAAACTCATTTGCAGCTCTCTTTGGGAACCAGGGTGGTGCACAGCCCAGGGATGTTTCCGACAACCCTCCCGTGAATGGTTCTGAGACAGCTACTGGGCTGAATGCCCCAAATACTAACCCACTTCCTAACCCTTGGAGCAATTCTGGTG TAGGGATGCAAACAAATGCCACTGCAAGGTCAGATCCTGCTGCGGATGCAAGGGGACCAGGAACTGGTGATTTTGGAGGGCTTGGTCTTTCTGGTACAGATCAGGTGGTTAGTGGTATGCCTGATATTTCTCAGTTGAATCAGTTGTTGCAAAATCCAGCTATATCACAGATGATGGAGAGTCTTCTCTCCAATCCACAATATATCAATCAA ATTCTTAATCCCAACTCCGAACAAGGTGgtatgtttaatttgaataaccAAATGAGGGAAATGATGCAAAACCCAGAACAACTTCGTCAATTATTGTCCCCTGAGACAATGCAG CAAATATTGGCTATGCAACAGTCAATTCTATCGCAGGTCAATCAGTGGCAATCAACCCA GCAACCAGCTCAGACTGGTGACACTGCAG GGTCGAATAATTCCGAGCTCGAGATGTTGATGAACATGTTTAGTGGTCTTGGAGTTGCTGGCTTAAGTGTTCCAAACCAACCTAATG TACCCCCTGAAGAACTGTATGCTACTCAATTGTCTCAGCTTCAAGAAATGGGTTTCTTTGACACTCAAGAGAATGTTAGGGCATTGCGTGCTACTTCAGGAAATGTCCATGCTGCAGTTGAGCGACTTTTGGGAAATTCTGGCCAGTAA
- the LOC123213722 gene encoding ubiquitin domain-containing protein DSK2a-like isoform X2, with product MGSEGDSNSNSNDSARGGEGEGVAINIRCANGSKFTVRTSLESTVEAFKAVLAQNCDVPAAQQRLIYKGRILKDDQTLQSYGLEAGHNVHMVRGFAPATLVSSAVSANTEISNTAPRVTHGVSSDGSGGLGASLFPGLGLNALGGDDPSGLLGLGNPAMEQMQQQLMQDPSMIIEMMNLPPIQNLMNSPELMHSLIMNSPQIRDIVDRNPELAHVLNDPGILQQTLEAARNPELMREMMRNTDRAMSNIESTPEGFNMLRRMYENVQEPFLNATTVAGNDSRSNSFAALFGNQGGAQPRDVSDNPPVNGSETATGLNAPNTNPLPNPWSNSGGMQTNATARSDPAADARGPGTGDFGGLGLSGTDQVVSGMPDISQLNQLLQNPAISQMMESLLSNPQYINQILNPNSEQGGMFNLNNQMREMMQNPEQLRQLLSPETMQQILAMQQSILSQVNQWQSTQQPAQTGDTAGSNNSELEMLMNMFSGLGVAGLSVPNQPNVPPEELYATQLSQLQEMGFFDTQENVRALRATSGNVHAAVERLLGNSGQ from the exons atgggatCAGAAGGcgattcaaattcgaattctaacgATTCAGCTCGTGGTGGCGAGGGTGAAGGAGTTGCGATAAATATTAGGTGCGCTAACGGTTCAAAGTTTACGGTGAGGACGAGCCTTGAATCGACGGTGGAGGCTTTTAAAGCTGTTTTGGCTCAGAATTGTGATGTTCCAGCTGCTCAGCAACGCCTGATTTATAAGGGTCGCATTTTGAAGGACGATCAAACCCTTCAAAGCTATG gcTTGGAAGCTGGTCACAATGTCCACATGGTTCGTGGATTTGCCCCAGCTACTTTGGTGTCCTCTGCTGTTAGTGCAAACACAGAAATTTCTAATACTGCACCACGTGTTACACATGGTGTTAGCTCTGATGGAAGTGGGGGTCTTGGTGCATCTTTGTTTCCTGGACTTGGATTAAATGCATTGGGTGGGGATGACCCTTCTGGGTTGCTTGGACTTGGGAACCCAGCAATGGAACAAATGCAGCAGCAGTTAATGCAGGACCCAAGCATGATTATAGAAATGATGAACTTGCCTCCCATTCAAAACCTAATGAATAGTCCTGAGCTAATGCACAGTTTGATTATGAACAGTCCTCAAATCCGTGATATTGTTGATCGTAACCCAGAGCTTGCGCATGTACTCAATGATCCTGGCATTCTTCAACAGACATTAGAAGCTGCAAGGAACCCAGAACTGATGCGTGAGATGATGCGAAACACAGACAGGGCAATGAGTAATATTGAGTCTACCCCCGAAGGATTCAACATGCTTAGGCGTATGTATGAAAATGTTCAAGAGCCTTTCCTAAATGCTACAACAGTGGCTGGAAATGATTCAAGGTCAAACTCATTTGCAGCTCTCTTTGGGAACCAGGGTGGTGCACAGCCCAGGGATGTTTCCGACAACCCTCCCGTGAATGGTTCTGAGACAGCTACTGGGCTGAATGCCCCAAATACTAACCCACTTCCTAACCCTTGGAGCAATTCTGGTG GGATGCAAACAAATGCCACTGCAAGGTCAGATCCTGCTGCGGATGCAAGGGGACCAGGAACTGGTGATTTTGGAGGGCTTGGTCTTTCTGGTACAGATCAGGTGGTTAGTGGTATGCCTGATATTTCTCAGTTGAATCAGTTGTTGCAAAATCCAGCTATATCACAGATGATGGAGAGTCTTCTCTCCAATCCACAATATATCAATCAA ATTCTTAATCCCAACTCCGAACAAGGTGgtatgtttaatttgaataaccAAATGAGGGAAATGATGCAAAACCCAGAACAACTTCGTCAATTATTGTCCCCTGAGACAATGCAG CAAATATTGGCTATGCAACAGTCAATTCTATCGCAGGTCAATCAGTGGCAATCAACCCA GCAACCAGCTCAGACTGGTGACACTGCAG GGTCGAATAATTCCGAGCTCGAGATGTTGATGAACATGTTTAGTGGTCTTGGAGTTGCTGGCTTAAGTGTTCCAAACCAACCTAATG TACCCCCTGAAGAACTGTATGCTACTCAATTGTCTCAGCTTCAAGAAATGGGTTTCTTTGACACTCAAGAGAATGTTAGGGCATTGCGTGCTACTTCAGGAAATGTCCATGCTGCAGTTGAGCGACTTTTGGGAAATTCTGGCCAGTAA
- the LOC123213206 gene encoding U-box domain-containing protein 15-like yields the protein MEGVSRSGNEIDVVMRELLEVIEMVGGYNGYRKTQRKECLNMVRRLKLLVPLLEETRELDKSVSSEALNCFADLKKALLAAKKLLKHCNYGSKIYLALESEAVTCRFHAVYDKLYQALEDVPYEEMGISVEVKEQVELMRMQLKRAKRRTDSQDIELAMDLMVAFSKADDRSADDAILERLAKKLELHTIADLEDETIAVKKLVKGRGGQNADNIQQIKDLLGKFKQIAGVEETIVPDGSVTKKTLQRCQTMLVPHEFLCPISLEIMTDPVIVATGQTYERESIQKWINSHHCTCPKTGQTLDHLSLAPNYALRNLILQWCEKNNFELPKKDINTGSDGPSAQLIEEISSLVQNLSSCQLNIRTESVMKIRLLSKENPEHRILIANSGAIPPLVQLLSYPDLKVQEQTVTALLNLSLDEANKRLIAREGAIPAIIEILQNGTYEARENSAAALFSLSMLNENKVMVGNLKGIPPLVDLLKNGTIRGKKDAATALFNLSLNQSNKSRAIKAGIIPPLLKLLEDKTLGMIDEALSILLLLASHPGGRNEIGRLSFIKTLVEIIKSGTPKNKECATSVLLELGLHNSSFILAALQYGVYEHLVEITRCGTNRAQRKANSLLQHMSKCEHIP from the exons ATGGAGGGTGTTTCAAGGTCTGGGAATGAGATTGATGTTGTAATGAGAGAGTTGTTGGAGGTGATTGAGATGGTTGGAGGGTATAATGGGTATAGGAAAACTCAGAGGAAGGAGTGTTTGAATATGGTGAGAAGATTGAAGCTTTTGGTGCCACTTTTGGAAGAGACAAGGGAGCTTGATAAGTCTGTTTCTTCCGAGGCTTTGAATTGTTTTGCTGATTTGAAGAAAGCACTTCTTGCAGCAAAGAAGTTGTTGAAGCATTGTAACTATGGAAGCAAGATTTATCTG GCACTGGAGAGTGAGGCTGTGACTTGTAGATTCCATGCTGTTTATGACAAACTGTATCAGGCTTTGGAAGATGTTCCTTATGAGGAAATGGGGATCTCAGTTGAAGTGAAAGAACAA GTCGAGCTAATGCGCATGCAACTTAAAAGAGCGAAGAGGCGAACAGATTCACAGGATATAGAGCTAGCTATGGATTTGATGGTTGCTTTTTCTAAAGCAGACGATCGCAGTGCAGATGATGCCATTTTGGAAAGACTAGCTAAGAAGTTGGAGCTACACACCATTGCAGACTTGGAAGATGAAACAATAGCTGTCAAGAAACTGGTAAAAGGGAGAGGTGGGCAGAATGCCGATAACATTCAGCAAATCAAAGATCTTCTTGGAAAATTTAAGCAGATTGCAGGAGTAGAAGAAACTATTGTGCCTGATGGATCTGTTACAAAAAAAACTCTGCAGAGGTGTCAAACTATGCTAGTCCCTCATGAATTTCTGTGTCCAATTTCACTGGAGATAATGACTGATCCAGTCATTGTGGCCACTGGACAG ACTTATGAAAGAGAGAGCATACAGAAGTGGATAAATTCCCATCATTGTACTTGTCCAAAGACTGGACAAACTTTGGATCACTTGTCTCTAGCACCCAATTATGCACTCCGCAACCTTATTTTGCAATGGTGTGAGAAGAACAATTTTGAACTACCAAAGAAGGATATCAATACGGGCTCTGATGGCCCTTCAGCTCAACTCATAGAGGAAATCTCTTCTTTAGTGCAAAATCTCTCCTCTTGTCAGTTGAACATTAGAACGGAATCTGTAATGAAGATTCGACTGCTGTCAAAAGAGAATCCGGAACACAGAATTTTAATTGCCAATAGTGGAGCCATTCCTCCTTTGGTTCAGCTGTTGTCCTATCCAGATTTGAAGGTTCAAGAGCAAACTGTCACCGCACTTTTGAACTTGTCCCTTGATGAAGCTAACAAAAGACTCATAGCAAGAGAAGGAGCAATTCCTGCTATAATTGAAATCCTGCAAAATGGAACTTATGAAGCCAGAGAAAACTCTGCAGCGGCATTATTCAGTTTGTCAATGCTCAATGAGAACAAAGTAATGGTTGGAAACTTGAAAGGGATCCCTCCATTGGTAGATCTTCTGAAAAATGGAACAATCAGAGGCAAAAAGGATGCAGCCACAGCACTTTTTAACTTGTCTTTAAACCAATCCAACAAGTCCAGGGCCATTAAGGCAGGAATCATACCACCATTACTTAAACTGCTTGAGGACAAAACTCTGGGCATGATTGATGAAGCTCTTTCAATCTTATTGCTCCTTGCATCTCACCCAGGTGGTCGGAATGAAATCGGGCGACTATCGTTCATCAAAACACTAGTCGAAATAATCAAAAGTGGGACTCCTAAGAACAAGGAATGTGCCACATCTGTTTTACTTGAACTGGGGTTACACAATTCATCTTTCATTCTAGCTGCACTGCAGTATGGGGTGTATGAACACTTAGTAGAGATTACAAGATGTGGAACAAACAGAGCTCAAAGAAAAGCAAATTCCCTTCTGCAGCACATGAGTAAGTGTGAACATATTCCATGA